tctctttttttggAGATTATCAATAGATGAAATTTAATTTCACTCCTACATCAACATTGTACCCTCAACCACTTATTACTGTCATCCCTCTTGTTACCATTGTTGAGCATTCAAGACTATTAATTAAACGTGCATAGTTTAAATTCTTGACAAATACAGTACAAAAGGTATGTACGAAGAAAAGAATGGATCATAATCAGTAACCATTAATCAGTCAGATTATAATTTTAACTGTAACTTCAAATGTATTCCTTTTTCTAACAGCTGCTGGCACCGAGGCGACAATGTTGTGATATTCTGCCTCCAACTCAGAGAAATGTGATGGAAGTTGCCATTAGAGAATGCAGAGGAGAAGAATTGATTTACATGCATCCTTAGTCAAGCTACTACTCTTTTCTGCAACTGGTATTTAGATATGTTCTACATGTTTGGTTCGATTTATTTTGTACAAACTAGACAGCAGAATAAATATTTTGTGACCCCAATCTCCCAGATATGCCATAAACTTGTGCCAGAGTACAATACTTAACTGATAAGTTGATAACCCTTGAAAATGATCAAACGGGGGTTCTTTCAAATTTACATTGACATTTACCTGTTTTGCGCTAGAGAATTTTGTTATTCATCTTAAAGTAAGTATTTACATAATAAATCCCACAGATTTCATGAGCCATTAAGCCTTTGCTTAGGCCTGATAACAACTCCTGCAAACTAAAAGCAAATCCATCAGACAAAATAAAAACAAGTAAAAATAAAAGAGAAATTAAATGTTGTCCTATAAATTAAGACCGTGGAACCATAAAATAAGTTCGATGCTAATTTTATTCCTACATGTTATGCCCAAATATGGACATGGGCTCTAAACAGACCCATTACCATAATTATTAATACTATTGGGCTTAATAAACAAGTTCAAGAGTAGAAAAGTTCTCGTAATTTGTATATGGAACGGGACCATGTACCGCATGTTGACCAAGATTTTGCATGATGACACGTGAGAATATATAAAGGAGGATAGTCTTGTTCACCTCTTACTAAGAGATGACACATGTCCATCTCTAACCAGGAGGTGACACTTGTCCATCTCTTACTAGGATTTGAGTCATTTTCACCTCTCAACAAGATATGGATCAAGTCCATCTCTCAACAACAGGAGTCTTGTCCTCATACTACTAAGATGGAGTTCTGTCCTCATATCATTAATAAGGGAGTTCTCTCCTCATATCATGCATGACTCTATATTATTAAGGAGGGGTGACCTACCACCATATCACTATGAGGGGTAGCATGTCCCCATATTATCAAGAGGTCGGTCTTGCACCCATATTAGCTAGTAATGAGTAATCTCTCCATATTTCAGATAGGCTTTAAGAGACCAGTTGGAGTACAAATTCACATACAAGCTAGACAGAAGATATAATTACAACAACTTATGAGTACATGATCCCATAAGGGACACATCATAGAGTCTTTAAAACATTATATCACAATTGGAAGGAACTCTTCGAGGTCAGCATTCACTATATATTTCTGAGATCACATCACATGAAAACAAACTCTATTACAATACAAAAATTGAAGACATGCAAGGCTAGCCCTAAAAGGAGATACTTCGCTCTCAACTTATTCTCTATTTGACTTGAAGACCCATGACCAGACCTCAAAGGATCTCATGGGAGGAAGGATCGCTATGCGTGGTTAGGTCTTCTGTGATCGCACGTACTCTCTATACAGTCACATCGCATGACCAGACTTTAATAGGTCGCATGCGAGGCCATGCTCTCCATAAGGCCACATCGCATGACCAGACTCCAAGGGGTCGCATCCGAGGCCTACAGGTATTCTCGTGCCTCACCAACGAGATATATTTGCCAACTCCATGACAGCCTATTACAACCTAATTGAGCTTGGGTCATGAACAAATATGGGTTTTTTACGGACGGCCCCACGGTCAACAAACCTTGACCTTGATGGACCTAAGCTTATTTGGGTAATTTGTCATCTAAGAACTACGTGTGACTTGAACCTTTATAAAAGGGTACGTAGGCCTCTTGTTTATGGATAATCAACAGTTTGAAATAAGAAAGAATAAACACTATTCCCCTGATATTCTACGAATCATCAAACAAGATCAGCGACAACATTCATCAATTTCTGTCATATGTTCTTCGCGTTCTTCGTGAAAACAGGTTCAAATTAACATAATTTGCTCTGTGATTTCAACAACCTCCAAATTCGCGTTGTTACGAATTTCTCCCAACAACACATTGCTAAGTTCAGCAGCTCCCTAGTTCCTTCATTTCAGATTTTCAGTTATTAAAGTTATTCCTAGAAATGACGGAACGAGAAAATTGTAGATGTTGAGTCAACTATAACAATTTATAATTTTAGATGTACTTATATAATTAACCCTGTTTTATGTTTTAGTGGGGGTTTTAGTTTTAGATTACACCTGGTGACCTGGTCTCTCCATAAGCTGTGCCACTAGTTCATAACTCATCTGCATCTTTTCAAACCTCAAAACTGTAACCTGTCTATTGTTTATTCCTGGGAGCTCCTGTCCATTCATGATGCTTAACTTTTAGTGCTAAATTCAAAAATTCTAAATCCGACACTGGCTATATCCACCTACACCGTCGTTGCACCCTTTGAGTTTTGCATGTTTGTTATGTAAAGCTTGAAATTGTTGAGATTATTGGATACCAGATCTTTATAAATTGTACCCGACTCCAATTATGCAAGAACTTTGATGCAAGAACCATGATACACGTGACTTGGCAAGTTCATATTGCATAATTTTTGTGTGGGTTGGTCTCTATAGGTGGATGATCCGTACTACAAGAAAAATGGTCTTTTCCTACCAAGCAAATCAAACCAGAAAAACTTGGTAGGAAATGGTAGAGCATTTCCTACCAACCCGTAAACTGGTAGGAATTGCTCTAGGTGGGGTCCAGATTGTGTACACGCAAGCAccaaaacctaccaatattggtgggaaattcaaaacctaccaatattggtaggttttgaCCAAAATTTGATACCAAAATGGTCCCATCAACCACGTCATCAGCCCTCACTTATTTTATTGTTTAAAATTTTTTATGAAAAAAGAAATAATATCTTAAATCTGAACCATTTCCTACCAAGTTTGGTGGGAAAGTGTTTCCTACCAAGATTGGTAGGTTTTGGTAGAATCTTATTGTGAAAATAACCCCACCGACCACATCAGCAGGCCACATATTATTAAGAATATAAAACATTTTTCTGAagtataaaaaaatattaataattcaggtcatttcctaccaatattggtaggaaaagGACATCTGGCCGTGAAAAGCATTTCCTACCATATTTGGTAGGAAAAGGTCTggaattaataatattttaaaaatggaCCCACCACCTTTTTAGTTTTGTTTTGGGTGGTGTTAATAGAATGAAGATAAGATGAAAATTTagaaagaagaagagaaagataagaaagaagaagaagaaagagaaaAGGGAGAAGTTTTTTTCTTCAAGAATCACTTTCATTGTAAAGGTATAATTTAATCTCATTGTTCTTTATTTCAATATTGTAAGTTTTTTTTTTGTTCTATGTTAGTTAGGATGATATTGTGTATGATTTGAATGTATAATTTGTATATGCTTTATAATTGAAGAGAAAAAATGTGAAGTTAAATTGAAATGGTGTTTGTTAATATTGTAGATGGTGAGAAAGATGTTATAATTTGTAtgttaataatttatatatgctTGAAATGTTAACAATTCCAAAAAGTGAAGTTAAATTGAATTGTAGTTTTGTTAATATTGTAGATGTCAAATGTAAACCGTGGTTGGATGTCACGTCGTATGAAAAGTGATCGCATTACGTTAACGGATGAGTATAAAAATGGTGTGGAAGAATTTTTAGATTCGGCAAAAAGGTGTGGGTTGAcaaaagataagacgttgtgtcCTTGTAAGAATTGTGGGAATGGTCATTGGGAAAATTTAGATACCATAAAGTTTCACTTGTATGCTTCCGGATTTTTTGAATCATATACCGTGTGGACTTTACATGGTGAGAAAGAGCCAACAACGGAGTCTCGACGGACATGTCATCGTAAACGACGTGCACCACCAATTGTGGAACCACTAGTGGATATGTTTGGGTTGTTACGAGATAGTTCCGGGCAAGATTTTTATAGCTTCAATGATATGAGGGGTAGTAATAGTAGTAGTATGAATGATGCCGAAGAATCTCCAAATTTTGATGCTTCTCAATTTTACACCGATGCCAATGAGTCGGGAGCTCCTATTTACCCCGGTAACAAAAATTATACAAAACTCTCTTTCACTACGAGATTGTTACATTTCAAAGACGTATCTCGTTGTAGTGAGAAATCATTTAatttactacttgatattattggGGAAGTGTTGCCACGAGATCATAAGCTACCGGTTTCTTATTATGCAATGAAGAAAATGGTGAAAAAATTGAAGTTGGGATATGAAAAAATTGATGTATGTGCAAATAATTGTATGTTATTTTATAATAACGACGAAAAAAAAAGTTGTTTGTGACATTTGCAAAGAGGATCGTTACAAAGATATCATGGGAAAAAATGGAAGGAAAATACCAAAGAAGGTGTTAAGACATTTTCCGCTAATTCCCCGTTTACAACGATTATACATGTCGGAGCATACGGCTAAACATATGACTTGGCACAAGAATAGAGAAATAAAAGAGGGAGAGCTAAGTCACCCCTCGGACGGAGATGATTGGAAAAATTTTGACAAGCGATACCCATCTTTTGCTAAGGAGTTTCGTAATGTTCGACTTGGATTGTCGAGTGATGGTTTCAATCCATTTGGAAATTCCGGAAATAATGTATACACATTGTGGCCGGTTGTAGTGGTCGTCTATAATCTACCTCCTTCTATGTGTATGAAAAGACCGTTCATGTTTATGACACTACTAATTCCCGGTCCGGATAATCCGAAAAAAAATCTCAATGTGTTTCTAAGGCCGCTTATGAACGAATTATTTATTTTGTGGCAAAGCGGGGTTGAAACTTATGATCAACATTTGAAaacaaatttcatcatgaaggcGGCACTTATGTGGACAATTAGTGATTTTCCCGCTTTAGGTATGCTTAGTGGTTGGTCAACAAAAGGGAAGATGGGATGCCCGGTTTGTGTTGGAAATGTACAAGGTTTCCAACTCAAGAATTGCGGAAAATGTTGTTTCTATGGAACATATCGAACATTTTTGGATAAAAATGATCCGATGcgaaagaaaaatcaaaaatatgCTACAACGGAACTTAAAGTGTTTGATGGTCGTACCAAGGGTGAGAAATTACTATCTTCTTTATTGCAAATAGATTTCGCTCCACCCGGAAACACTTTTAGTAAATTCAAGCCTAGGGGCTATGGAGTAGATCATCATTGGACCCACTTTTCAATGTTTTGGGAACTACCGTATTGGGCATCTCATGATCTACGACATTGTATTGATGTTATGCATACCGAGAAGAATGTGTTTGAGAATATATTTTACACAATTGTAAATGATCGTATCAAGACtaaagataaaaaaaaatcaaggGCGGATTGCAAATATCTAGATGTACGACGTGATTTGTGGATCGATGAAAAGGGGATCATGCCTAAAGCACCTTACACAATTACTAGAACTCAACTCCGGCTTTTGTGTGATTGGATCTCTAAACTTAAACTTCCCGATGGATGTGTCTCGAATATATCCCGTTGTATCAAATGGGATACTTTAAGAATTACCGGTTTTAAATCGCATGATTGTCATATTTTCATGCAAAAGTTAATGCCAATTGCTTTTCGTGAATTTTTACCATCTTATATTGTGGAAGCTCTCGCCGCTCTTTCAAATATTTTCCTTGATATTTGCTCATCCGTTTTACTACGTGAAGATTTGGATGTCTTGGAAAAACATGTAGTGAGGACAATGTGTGTGCTCGAAACCGTCTTTCCACCGGCTTTATTTGACATTATGGAACACTTACTTGTACACTTGATTGAAGAATGTAGACTCGGAGGACCGGTTTACTATCGTTGGATGTACCCTTTTGAGCGATTGTTGAAGCATATGAAAGATAAGGTCGGCAATAGAGCACGGGTGGAAGGTTCAATTGCGGAGAGATATGTTGAGGAAGAAATGATCAATTTTTCTTCATTTTACTTTCGCTCTTCCATAAACACGGTTCATAATACCGCACGTCGTAATGAAGTTGTGGTTGAAGCACAAGAAGAAAATGTTTTAGAAGTTTTTAGATATCCTCTTCAAACTATTGGGAAGCACGTTGTTGGGTATTTAAATAAaagtgatttgatgattgcagaATATTATGTGCTACTAAATATGCCGGAAGTTCAACCGTACATTCGGTAATTTACTACATGTGTCTTTTGtaattaaatgttaatttacTACATGTGTCTTTTGTATAGTGTTATATATAATTTACTAATTACTTTTGTATTTCAGGGAATTTGATGCCCACATACGTGCGAATGATCCACATATATCAAATGAAAGATTGGAGTCGGTCCAAAAAACCAAATTTAAGCCTTGGTTTAGAGAAAAGGTACTTTCATTAATCCGCATATTATATGGTACATTTGATATAAAAATATTCTAATATAATACATATTTTTATTGTATATAGGTTGAAAATGGTGTAAACTATGACCTTTTCAAATATTTGATTGATGGGCCGGTATGCGATATTTTCTCTTTTCAAGGTTGTTTGGTTAATAGATATAAGTTTCATGTTAATGATGGGGTTTTTGTTAAAGGCACTTTTCACAATGATGTTCTTGTTAATTACTATGGTCAAATAGAAGAAATTATTAAGCTTATCTATGGAGGAGGaaattttgtttatttatttagaTGTCATTGGTTTGATAGTGTTGGAAATGGTGTTCGGGTTGATAAAAATCGTGTTGTGACTATTGATGTGAAATCAAGGTTGAAGTCGAATGAAATATTTATTTTGGCTAGTCAAGCAATTCAAGTATACTATGCTCCCGGTGTATTGAATCCTCGGAGCAATTTGTATACCGTTGTGAATTGTAAAAATCGCCCTATTGATGAAACTACTAATGAACCAAATGAAGAGGCTTTTCAAGAGAATGTATCAAATGCGTCTTCATCGTCCTTTTTTATTGATTTCGCACAATATGATCCCATTCGAATTGATCGAACTCAAAATAtggaagaagaagaggaagaagatgaaGAATTACAAGAAGACGAAGAAGTTTAAAGAAgtagagaagaagaagaagaagaagaagaagaagaagaagaaagaagaattggagaagaagaagaagaagaaaccGATGGTTTTGAAGATATTGATTGATATGTATTTTGAAATTTAATTGTTCTAGTAATGAATTTTAATGGTGAGTTTTCTACATTTTTTATATTGGTAAATTTTCTACATTCTCTATATTTAAATAGAGAATAACTGGTTTTCTCTACAGAGGGAAATAACTGGTTGTAAATAACCTCTAGTAGGAAATAACTAGTTGGAAATAACCTCTAGTAGGAAATAACTGGTTGGAAATAACCTCCAGTAGGAAATAACTGGTTGGAAATAACATTTGGTAGGAAATATGTGGTAGGAAATGGCGGTTCCCAACCTTCTGTTTTAAAACCTACCAAAAACGGCGTATTTCCAACCAGTTATTTCCTACCAAAACTAGTAGGGAATGGCTACCACCTATTTCccaccaatattggtaggaaatgtgAGAAACTATTACGAaaagaaaatattaaatatgaaaatggtttgataaattaaaacttttcaagtgaaatgtcattttatagtgaaataaaactaggaaaaaaatttgggtaagaaaacaattatgactaagaaaatcgtttagaaaacggaacgtcgagattgttcgaagattgagttaggttttcaactcaaagtgTCGGGGATGAGTTAGacatttggattttttttaataatccaaccttacggatgatTAGATATATGAGTTTTATACATGTAATCGAAGTataaaacttttaaaaattaagctattatgtatttataatagatctatagaaaaaaatataagaaaaatatattttttatactGTTTGCCCATAGTTTGTCACATTTCCGTTGATCAAACTCTATAAACATAAACATCTATTCATTTTAATAGTGAAACTCTAAAAGTTAGTTGATCACACTTACATCCCGTGTTTTCATTTg
The sequence above is drawn from the Apium graveolens cultivar Ventura chromosome 2, ASM990537v1, whole genome shotgun sequence genome and encodes:
- the LOC141686025 gene encoding uncharacterized protein LOC141686025, with translation MSEHTAKHMTWHKNREIKEGELSHPSDGDDWKNFDKRYPSFAKEFRNVRLGLSSDGFNPFGNSGNNVYTLWPVVVVVYNLPPSMCMKRPFMFMTLLIPGPDNPKKNLNVFLRPLMNELFILWQSGVETYDQHLKTNFIMKAALMWTISDFPALGMLSGWSTKGKMGCPVCVGNVQGFQLKNCGKCCFYGTYRTFLDKNDPMRKKNQKYATTELKVFDGRTKGEKLLSSLLQIDFAPPGNTFSKFKPRGYGVDHHWTHFSMFWELPYWASHDLRHCIDVMHTEKNVFENIFYTIVNDRIKTKDKKKSRADCKYLDVRRDLWIDEKGIMPKAPYTITRTQLRLLCDWISKLKLPDGCVSNISRCIKWDTLRITGFKSHDCHIFMQKLMPIAFREFLPSYIVEALAALSNIFLDICSSVLLREDLDVLEKHVVRTMCVLETVFPPALFDIMEHLLVHLIEECRLGGPVYYRWMYPFERLLKHMKDKVGNRARVEGSIAERYVEEEMINFSSFYFRSSINTVHNTARRNEVVVEAQEENVLEVFRYPLQTIGKHVVGYLNKSDLMIAEYYVLLNMPEVQPYIREFDAHIRANDPHISNERLESVQKTKFKPWFREKVENGVNYDLFKYLIDGPVCDIFSFQGCLVNRYKFHVNDGVFVKGTFHNDVLVNYYGQIEEIIKLIYGGGNFVYLFRCHWFDSVGNGVRVDKNRVVTIDVKSRLKSNEIFILASQAIQVYYAPGVLNPRSNLYTVVNCKNRPIDETTNEPNEEAFQENVSNASSSSFFIDFAQYDPIRIDRTQNMEEEEEEDEELQEDEEV